TTTTGGAATTTATCGACAATCACAAATCCTTTATCATTAACGTCAATACCTGCCGCAGATAAATTCATATCCCGAGTAGCGGGTTCACGACCTATTGCCCAAATTAGACAATCAATCGTATAACTTTCACCATTTTCAAGCGTTAAGGTTAAACTATCATCGCTATTTTTAGTGACTGATTGTGGAATAGCAAACGTGTGTAAATGCTGTCCTTCTTCCGTTATCACTTCCATTAAGGTTTTAATAATAAGCGGATCAAACGATCTTAATGGTGTTGCTTGACGAATAAATTGGTGAGTTTCTGCACCCAAAGCATGCACAACCCCTGCAATTTCACAGGCTATATACCCTGCTCCAACCACTGCAACCCGTTTAGGTAAAGATTTTAATGCAAAAAAACCATCAGAAGTAATACCATATTGTGCACCCGGAATATTTGGGATAGTAGGTTTACCTCCTACTGCAATTAGAATATGATCAGCAGTGTAATGTTCACCATTCACTTCTATTGTATGAGCATCAACAAATTTAGCGTAACCATATATGATGTCGACATTGTTGTTAGTTAAAACACGATCATAAGATTGATGAATACGATCAATATAGGCATTTCGGCTATCAAGTAATTTATCCCAACTAAATTGGTTAATCGTCGTATCAAAACCATAATCTGGACCGTAGTGATTAATTGCTTCGGCAATTTGTGCACCATACCACATTACCTTTTTAGGTACGCAACCTACATTAACACATGTTCCACCAAGCAATTTCGCCTCAATAATTGCACATTTTTTACCATATGACGCTGCTCGATTCACTGATGCTATACCGCCACTTCCACCACCAATTGCTATATAATCATAATGTTTGGTCATTAAATATCCTCTGAAATCGTTCTCCCAAATTTAGTAATAGCTTTGCACAAAGTGAATAATAAAAAAAGCGTTAATTATAAAATTTAACAATAGATATTAACGATTGATCTTACTTAGATCGAATAAAGAATCATTTTATTAAAGATTTAGGTATAAAGGTTCTTAATTTTTACTCTATCATGAGAGTAATATTAAAATAAAAAAAGAGCATAAAACGTTTGATTGATATAATGTTCGATAAACTAATCGGCCACTTGATTCGGTAACCGATTGTATCGAAGAAAGTTAACGATTTTTAATGGTATTAATAATGTTGGTGGTTGAGCAACCATCTTCGAAATTGAGCACTTTGACAGTACCACCCGCAGCAGTAACTTCTTTGCCTCCGGCAATTTCATCTGGTTTATAATCGCCACCCTTTACTAATACATCTGGCAAGATGTTAGCAATAAGTCTTTGTGGGGTTTCCTCTTCAAATGGCACGACCCAATCAACTGAATCTAAAGCACCAAGAACAATCATGCGTTGCATGAGTGGATTAATCGGTCTTGATTCACCTTTTAATTGTTTTACTGATGCATCACTGTTAACAGCAACGATAAGACGATCGCCCAGTTTTCTTGCATTAGCAAGGTAAGATACATGCCCTGCATGCAGAATATCAAAACAACCATTAGTCATGACAATTTTTTCACCGCGCATGCGAGCTTTGTTAACTTCTTCTTTAAGCTCATCTTCAGTCATTACACCAAAACCATCATCTGCACGTGCACGGATAGCATTGCTAAGTTCAACTTGTGAAACAGTTGATGTACCCAGTTTACCAACCACAACACCAGCAGCAGCATTGGCCAAGAAGCAGCTCTCCTCTAATGATTGACCAGCAGCCAAAGCCGCGGCCAATGTGGCAATTACTGTATCACCTGCCCCCGTTACATCGAATACTTCTTTCGCTTGTGTTGGCAAATGATAAATTGGCTTATTTAATTGCAACAATGTCATGCCTTTTTCACTACGAGTCACTAATAACGCTTTTAGTTCAAATTGTTTAATCAGCCGATAACCTTTTTCAACAATATCTTCTTCTGTTTGACATCGACCGACAACGGCTTCAAATTCCGACATATTTGGTGTAAGTAATGTAGCACCTCGGTAACGCTCGAAATCCGTGCCTTTAGGATCGACCAAAACCGCAACATTAGCTTGATTAGCCAATTTTATCATGGTCTGCACCGCCGATAGCGCACCTTTGGCATAATCTGACAAGACCATAACTTTATGTGTTTCTAGTGCAGTTTGAATACGTTCAAGCATGGGGGTTGAATCAACATTGTCAAACCCTTCTTCAAAATCAATACGAATCAATTGCTGATTGCGCGATAAAACACGTAATTTGGTGATAGTCGGATGTGTTGAAACCGATACAAAATCACATTGTACTTTATGTTTACTTAATTTTTCATCCAGAATTTTGGCAGGTTCATCAATACCAGTTAAACCAATTAGGCGTGCATTACCACACAGTGAGGTGATATTCATTGCAACATTGGCCGCCCCACCTGGTCTTTCTTCTAATGCATCAATTTTGACAACTGGAACAGGTGCTTCGGGAGATATGCGA
The sequence above is drawn from the Gilliamella apicola genome and encodes:
- the gorA gene encoding glutathione-disulfide reductase; protein product: MTKHYDYIAIGGGSGGIASVNRAASYGKKCAIIEAKLLGGTCVNVGCVPKKVMWYGAQIAEAINHYGPDYGFDTTINQFSWDKLLDSRNAYIDRIHQSYDRVLTNNNVDIIYGYAKFVDAHTIEVNGEHYTADHILIAVGGKPTIPNIPGAQYGITSDGFFALKSLPKRVAVVGAGYIACEIAGVVHALGAETHQFIRQATPLRSFDPLIIKTLMEVITEEGQHLHTFAIPQSVTKNSDDSLTLTLENGESYTIDCLIWAIGREPATRDMNLSAAGIDVNDKGFVIVDKFQNTNVPGIYSVGDDTGAMALTPVAVAAGRRLSERLFNNKPDEHLDYTNIPTVVFTHPAIGTVGLTEPQAILEYGDENVKVYTSSFTAMYTAVTSHRQPCRMKLVCVGPEEKIVGIHGIGYGMDEMLQGFAVALKMGATKKDFDNTVAIHPTAAEEFVTMR
- the hldE gene encoding bifunctional D-glycero-beta-D-manno-heptose-7-phosphate kinase/D-glycero-beta-D-manno-heptose 1-phosphate adenylyltransferase HldE; translated protein: MKTSLPDFNRANVLVVGDIMLDRYWYGGTNRISPEAPVPVVKIDALEERPGGAANVAMNITSLCGNARLIGLTGIDEPAKILDEKLSKHKVQCDFVSVSTHPTITKLRVLSRNQQLIRIDFEEGFDNVDSTPMLERIQTALETHKVMVLSDYAKGALSAVQTMIKLANQANVAVLVDPKGTDFERYRGATLLTPNMSEFEAVVGRCQTEEDIVEKGYRLIKQFELKALLVTRSEKGMTLLQLNKPIYHLPTQAKEVFDVTGAGDTVIATLAAALAAGQSLEESCFLANAAAGVVVGKLGTSTVSQVELSNAIRARADDGFGVMTEDELKEEVNKARMRGEKIVMTNGCFDILHAGHVSYLANARKLGDRLIVAVNSDASVKQLKGESRPINPLMQRMIVLGALDSVDWVVPFEEETPQRLIANILPDVLVKGGDYKPDEIAGGKEVTAAGGTVKVLNFEDGCSTTNIINTIKNR